In Lacerta agilis isolate rLacAgi1 chromosome 1, rLacAgi1.pri, whole genome shotgun sequence, the following proteins share a genomic window:
- the MMADHC gene encoding methylmalonic aciduria and homocystinuria type D protein, mitochondrial: MQMATVLCNRARLVTYLPGFYSLVRRVVTPKAFSTAGSSGSDEPSVAAAPPDICPRTVWPDEAMGPFGPQDQRFQLPGNIGFDCHLNGAGIQKATQVHKKLPDILVEPLASERHEFVMAQYVNEFQNSNPPHKQEVSNAKTYFETAKVECAIQACPELLRRDFESMFPEGTSNNLTVLTVTQKTINDMTAWSEEVENERESLIENFISGAKEICYALGAEGYWADFIDPTSGLAFFGPYTNNTLFETDERYRHLGFYVEDLGCCKVIRHNLWGTHVVVGSIFTNASPDSPIMKKLSGN; encoded by the exons ATGCAAATGGCCACT GTACTTTGTAACAGAGCTAGACTGGTGACGTACCTTCCGGGATTTTATTCTTTGGTTAGAAGGGTTGTAACTCCCAAGGCCTTTTCCACAGCAGGGTCCTCTGGCTCAGACGAGCCTTCCGTTGCTGCTGCACCTCCAGACATAT GTCCAAGAACTGTGTGGCCTGATGAGGCGATGGGACCCTTTGGTCCGCAAGACCAACGATTTCAGCTCCCAGGGAACATAGGCTTTGACTGTCACCTGAACGGTGCAGGGATTCAGAAGGCAACACAAGTGCACAAAAAACTGCCTGACATATTAGTTGAGCCCCTGGCAAGCGAAAGGCATGAATTTGTGATGGCTCAGTATGTCAACGAGTTCCAG aacAGCAATCCTCCTCATAAACAAGAAGTTAGTAATGCCAAGACCTACTTTGAAACTGCTAAGGTAGAATGTGCGATACAAGCCTGTCCAGAGCTGTTGCGCAGAG ATTTTGAGTCAATGTTTCCAGAAGGAACTTCCAATAACCTCACAGTCCTAACAGTAACACAGAAGACAATAAATGATATGACTGCATGGAGTGAAGAAGTGGAAAATGAGCGAGAAAGTCTGATAGAAAAT TTTATCAGTGGTGCCAAGGAAATTTGCTACGCTTTGGGTGCCGAAGGCTATTGGGCAGATTTCATTGATCCAACTTCAGGATTGGCA TTTTTTGGCCCTTATACAAACAACACCCTTTTTGAAACTGATGAACGCTACCGCCATTTAGGATTTTATGTGGAGGACCTTGGCTGCTGTAAAGTTATTCGTCATAATCTCTGGGGAACACACGTGGTAGTCGGAAGTATTTTCACTAATGCTTCACCCGACAGCCCTATCATGAAGAAACTGAGTGGCAATTAA